Proteins from a single region of Paenibacillus sp. BIHB 4019:
- a CDS encoding homoserine dehydrogenase, producing the protein MKPIKVGLLGLGTVGTGVVRIVEGHQEDLQSQTGSAIEIAKVLVSNKSKARDISIDPSKLTEDPWEIIHNPDIDVIVEVMGGIEQTKQYIIEALSRGKHVVTANKDLMALHGTEILAVAQEHGCDVLYEASVAGGIPIIRTLIEGFSSDRITKIMGIVNGTTNYILTKMSQEGASYSDVLKEAQALGYAESDPTSDVEGLDAARKMTILATLGFRANVALEDVSVQGISSVSREDIQYAKRLGYELKLLGIAERQDDEFSISVQPTMVKHSHPIASVNGVFNAVYVHGEAVGETMFYGPGAGGMPTATSIVADLVAVVKNLKLGVNGKQNIMTYKEKKLKTDEQISSKYFLLLHVADRAGVLARITQVFADFEVSLESVLQQPNPVNPEAEIIVITHDANKAAMQKVLQTFEELDVIRKVKSVYRVEG; encoded by the coding sequence ATGAAACCAATTAAAGTAGGTTTATTAGGGCTTGGAACAGTAGGAACAGGTGTCGTCCGCATCGTGGAAGGACATCAGGAGGATCTGCAAAGCCAGACCGGTTCGGCAATTGAAATTGCGAAAGTGCTGGTCAGCAACAAGAGCAAAGCGCGCGACATTTCGATCGACCCGTCCAAGCTGACAGAGGACCCTTGGGAAATTATCCACAATCCGGATATTGATGTGATCGTCGAAGTAATGGGCGGAATTGAACAGACGAAGCAATATATTATTGAAGCTTTATCGCGCGGCAAGCATGTCGTGACTGCCAATAAAGATTTGATGGCGCTGCATGGAACGGAAATACTGGCTGTTGCTCAGGAGCACGGCTGCGATGTGCTTTATGAAGCGAGCGTAGCTGGCGGCATTCCGATTATCCGCACTTTGATCGAAGGCTTTTCCTCCGACCGGATAACTAAAATTATGGGTATCGTTAACGGCACGACGAACTATATTTTGACGAAGATGAGCCAGGAAGGCGCTTCGTACTCCGATGTGCTTAAGGAAGCCCAAGCGCTCGGCTATGCGGAGTCCGATCCGACCTCTGACGTTGAGGGACTGGATGCTGCTCGCAAAATGACGATTTTGGCGACGCTTGGCTTCCGTGCCAATGTGGCCTTGGAGGATGTATCCGTTCAAGGGATTTCATCGGTCAGCCGTGAAGACATCCAATATGCGAAGCGTCTAGGCTATGAGCTTAAGCTGCTTGGCATCGCAGAGCGTCAAGATGACGAATTCAGCATTAGCGTACAGCCAACGATGGTTAAGCATTCGCATCCTATCGCGTCAGTCAATGGCGTATTCAACGCCGTATATGTTCATGGCGAAGCGGTTGGAGAAACGATGTTTTATGGTCCGGGCGCTGGCGGCATGCCTACGGCTACATCGATTGTTGCCGATCTCGTTGCCGTTGTGAAAAACTTGAAGCTTGGCGTTAACGGCAAGCAAAACATTATGACCTATAAAGAGAAGAAGCTCAAAACCGATGAGCAAATCTCCTCAAAATATTTCCTGCTTCTCCATGTAGCAGATCGCGCAGGCGTTCTAGCGCGCATTACTCAAGTATTTGCAGACTTTGAGGTAAGCTTGGAGTCGGTTCTGCAACAGCCGAATCCTGTCAATCCAGAAGCGGAAATTATCGTCATTACGCATGATGCGAATAAAGCAGCGATGCAGAAGGTATTGCAAACCTTTGAAGAGCTGGATGTTATCCGCAAGGTGAAAAGCGTGTATCGCGTTGAAGGTTAA
- the thrB gene encoding homoserine kinase, giving the protein MNNRRVIVKVPASTANLGPGFDTLGMALSLYAWVEMSAAEHTVFRLYGDEMTGIPEDKSNLIYKVAQLVFKEAGVQVPELDIAMYSNIPLTRGLGSSASAIVGALVAANALIGSPLSDDKLFQMATALEGHPDNVGASLFGGIVVSAWRDGERADYVRLEPHEKLEALVAIPSFQLSTEKARHALPKQISMQDAVFNVSRSSLLVAALASGELGLIRHAMRDRLHQPYRAALIPGMAEILANAADYGALGAALSGAGPTLIAFVESDSPRKQELEHFLLETLKQEGIEAQTLWLKPCAEGPNVTIEQAKAGTKSLGLLERIRGEAV; this is encoded by the coding sequence ATGAATAACCGTCGTGTAATCGTAAAGGTGCCTGCGAGCACTGCTAATTTGGGTCCAGGCTTCGATACGCTGGGCATGGCGCTTTCCTTGTATGCCTGGGTTGAAATGTCGGCTGCTGAGCATACGGTTTTTCGCTTGTACGGAGACGAAATGACAGGTATCCCTGAAGATAAGTCAAACTTGATTTATAAAGTGGCGCAGCTTGTATTCAAGGAAGCGGGCGTACAAGTACCAGAGCTGGATATTGCGATGTACAGCAATATTCCGCTTACACGCGGACTTGGCAGCAGCGCTTCAGCCATCGTTGGTGCGCTGGTTGCCGCCAATGCGTTAATCGGCAGTCCGCTGTCGGATGATAAACTGTTTCAGATGGCAACCGCGCTGGAGGGCCATCCGGATAATGTAGGCGCGTCGCTGTTCGGCGGCATTGTCGTATCCGCTTGGCGGGATGGAGAGCGGGCCGATTATGTTCGCCTGGAGCCGCATGAGAAGCTGGAGGCGCTCGTTGCGATTCCCTCCTTCCAGCTGTCTACGGAGAAGGCGCGCCATGCGCTGCCGAAACAAATCAGCATGCAGGATGCGGTCTTTAACGTGAGCCGCAGCTCGCTGCTCGTTGCGGCTCTTGCCAGCGGCGAGCTTGGGCTCATTCGCCATGCGATGCGGGATCGCCTGCATCAGCCCTACCGGGCAGCGCTTATTCCCGGCATGGCTGAGATTTTGGCCAATGCAGCCGATTATGGCGCGCTGGGGGCCGCTTTAAGCGGCGCAGGCCCGACGCTGATCGCTTTTGTAGAGTCGGACAGCCCGCGCAAGCAGGAGCTGGAGCATTTTCTGCTGGAGACGTTGAAGCAGGAAGGAATTGAAGCCCAGACGCTATGGCTGAAGCCATGTGCGGAAGGACCGAACGTGACTATAGAGCAGGCAAAGGCTGGCACAAAATCGCTGGGTTTGCTTGAGCGGATTAGAGGAGAGGCCGTATGA